Proteins encoded in a region of the Gammaproteobacteria bacterium genome:
- the secE gene encoding preprotein translocase subunit SecE: MAEKVNEQSKGMDWLKWAVVAVLVGGGIYANTYFAAESLLLRTVGLLVLAALAGWVAVQTTKGRAFLDLCLEARVEIRKVVWPTRQETTQTTIVVLVVVFIVALILWLLDWGLNGIVSVIIS; this comes from the coding sequence ATGGCTGAGAAGGTAAACGAGCAAAGTAAAGGGATGGACTGGTTGAAATGGGCTGTCGTCGCCGTGCTGGTTGGCGGGGGCATTTACGCAAACACCTACTTTGCGGCTGAATCGCTTTTATTAAGAACGGTGGGTTTACTCGTGCTGGCCGCTCTGGCCGGGTGGGTGGCTGTACAAACCACAAAAGGGCGTGCCTTTCTGGATCTTTGCCTTGAGGCACGAGTCGAGATCCGCAAGGTTGTGTGGCCGACCCGTCAGGAAACCACCCAGACCACAATCGTAGTACTGGTCGTCGTTTTTATCGTAGCGTTGATTCTCTGGCTTCTTGACTGGGGCTTAAACGGCATTGTTTCGGTCATTATCAGCTAA
- the tuf gene encoding elongation factor Tu — MAKEKFERTKVHVNVGTIGHVDHGKTTLTAALTKVCAEAYGGSARAFDQIDNAPEERERGITIATSHVEYDSPNRHYAHVDCPGHADYVKNMITGAAQMDGAILVVSAADGPMPQTREHILLSRQVGVPYIVVYMNKADMVDDEELLELVEMEVRELLDSYEFPGDDTPIIIGSALKALEGDTSDIGAPSVMKLVETLDSYIPEPERDIDKPFLMPIEDVFSISGRGTVVTGRIERGIVKVGDEISIVGIKDTTKTTCTGVEMFRKLLDEGRAGENVGVLLRGTKREDVERGQVLAQPGTITPHTKFESEVYILSKDEGGRHTPFFKGYRPQFYFRTTDVTGSVELPEGVEMVMPGDNIKMEVTLIAPIAMDEGLRFAIREGGRTVGAGVVAKILE, encoded by the coding sequence ATGGCGAAGGAAAAATTTGAAAGAACCAAGGTACACGTAAACGTTGGCACGATTGGTCACGTTGACCATGGTAAGACGACGTTAACGGCAGCGTTGACAAAGGTATGCGCAGAAGCCTACGGCGGCAGTGCAAGGGCGTTTGATCAGATCGATAACGCGCCGGAAGAGCGGGAGCGTGGTATCACCATTGCGACTTCCCACGTGGAATATGATTCGCCAAATCGTCACTACGCCCACGTTGACTGTCCGGGGCACGCGGACTACGTGAAGAACATGATTACCGGTGCGGCGCAGATGGACGGCGCGATTCTGGTTGTGTCTGCAGCGGATGGTCCGATGCCACAGACGCGCGAGCACATTCTGCTGTCCCGTCAGGTAGGTGTTCCGTACATTGTTGTGTACATGAACAAGGCTGACATGGTTGACGACGAAGAGCTGCTGGAGCTGGTGGAGATGGAAGTTCGGGAACTGCTGGACAGTTACGAATTTCCGGGCGACGACACGCCGATCATTATCGGTTCGGCGCTGAAGGCGCTGGAAGGTGATACCTCTGATATAGGTGCGCCGTCGGTGATGAAGCTGGTGGAAACTCTGGACAGCTACATTCCTGAGCCTGAGCGTGACATCGATAAGCCATTCCTGATGCCGATCGAAGACGTTTTCTCGATTTCGGGTCGAGGTACGGTAGTTACCGGCCGTATCGAGCGTGGCATCGTGAAGGTGGGCGACGAGATCTCGATTGTGGGTATCAAGGACACTACCAAGACAACCTGTACAGGTGTTGAGATGTTCCGCAAGCTGCTTGACGAAGGTCGTGCGGGTGAAAACGTTGGCGTACTGCTGCGTGGGACCAAGCGTGAAGACGTTGAGCGTGGCCAGGTACTGGCGCAGCCGGGAACGATTACGCCTCACACCAAGTTTGAATCGGAAGTGTATATTCTGAGCAAGGACGAGGGTGGCCGTCATACGCCATTTTTCAAAGGCTACCGTCCGCAGTTTTACTTCCGTACAACCGACGTAACGGGCTCTGTTGAGCTGCCGGAAGGTGTTGAGATGGTGATGCCGGGGGACAACATCAAGATGGAAGTGACGTTGATAGCACCGATTGCGATGGATGAAGGTCTGCGTTTCGCGATCCGTGAAGGTGGCCGAACAGTCGGTGCCGGCGTGGTAGCCAAGATCCTCGAATAA
- a CDS encoding type III pantothenate kinase, producing the protein MILELDIGNTRIKWRVIDLEDVVKAAGVADNLQQLFDQTVRAYSLQRVRVACVRAEGFLPDLIRQLHEQWGLTVQVAKVLRECQGVTVGYSDPQKLGVDRWLTLLAAHRDAAGAAVIVDCGTALTIDLVEASGRHLGGYIVPGFRLSPEALTRNTAIRLAPRPVWSLEPGNSSEDAIYHGTLVMLTALVEKVIARELRQLSACGVPVLYLTGGDAPLLRDFLTTDGVEIREVPSLVFDGLGLALP; encoded by the coding sequence ATGATTCTGGAATTGGACATTGGCAACACGCGCATAAAGTGGCGCGTAATAGACCTTGAAGATGTGGTGAAAGCAGCGGGAGTGGCAGACAACCTGCAACAGTTATTCGACCAGACGGTCAGAGCCTATTCGCTGCAGCGGGTCCGGGTAGCCTGTGTGCGGGCCGAGGGGTTTCTGCCGGATCTCATCCGCCAGTTACATGAGCAATGGGGGCTGACGGTGCAGGTAGCAAAGGTGTTGCGCGAATGTCAGGGAGTAACGGTCGGTTACAGTGATCCGCAGAAACTGGGTGTGGACCGCTGGCTGACCCTGCTGGCTGCCCATCGGGATGCTGCTGGCGCTGCTGTTATAGTAGACTGCGGAACTGCACTGACTATCGACCTGGTCGAAGCCAGCGGGAGGCACCTGGGTGGCTATATTGTCCCGGGTTTCAGGCTGAGTCCGGAGGCGCTGACTCGAAATACTGCAATTCGCCTGGCACCCCGGCCAGTCTGGAGTCTGGAGCCGGGCAACTCCAGCGAAGACGCTATTTATCATGGCACACTGGTGATGTTGACGGCGCTGGTGGAGAAAGTGATCGCGCGGGAGCTCCGGCAATTGTCCGCCTGCGGCGTGCCTGTTCTCTATTTGACCGGAGGGGATGCGCCCTTACTAAGAGATTTCCTGACAACCGATGGCGTTGAAATCCGTGAGGTGCCGAGCCTGGTGTTCGACGGTCTTGGTCTGGCTTTGCCGTGA
- a CDS encoding biotin--[acetyl-CoA-carboxylase] ligase, with translation MTSRSLLNILADGKWHGRAKLLAETRLDLKSLEAELVGFPDEGLNLEVDEVRGYRLIEPLILLDRDLIGAAISPSLQKSLACFEVHQTIDSTNSQAMRWLSGGGRGQGLFLAEQQLSGRGRRGRTWVSPPARNIYLTVVWPVPDLQSALGGLSLVTALSLVDGLRAAGVQGGESLRVKWPNDVWLGDAKLAGILLELHGAQSSSAHVIIGMGINVSLSERDRASIDQAATDLRSWGNSAIDRNSLVAAILSHLEKNLQQLFVSGFEPFRAQWSRLDALHGQEVEITDGKRRLNGMVKGVGATGALILQSDDGDQQVSGGEVAPSLRPVSTAAEQSDQE, from the coding sequence ATGACCTCGCGCTCTCTATTGAACATCCTGGCCGACGGCAAGTGGCACGGCAGGGCGAAACTGCTCGCTGAAACCAGGCTTGATCTTAAATCTCTGGAGGCTGAGTTGGTCGGGTTTCCGGACGAGGGGCTGAACCTTGAGGTTGACGAGGTGCGTGGCTATCGATTGATCGAGCCCCTGATCCTGCTTGATCGCGATCTGATAGGGGCCGCAATCAGCCCCTCTCTGCAGAAATCGCTGGCCTGCTTCGAAGTGCATCAGACTATCGACTCAACCAACTCACAGGCCATGCGCTGGTTGAGTGGTGGGGGCAGGGGGCAGGGACTGTTCCTGGCGGAACAACAGCTCAGCGGACGAGGCAGGCGAGGGCGGACCTGGGTGAGCCCTCCGGCACGCAATATTTACCTGACCGTGGTCTGGCCCGTGCCGGATCTGCAGTCAGCACTGGGTGGGTTGAGTCTGGTTACGGCGCTGAGTCTGGTTGACGGTTTACGTGCGGCTGGCGTGCAGGGTGGCGAATCGTTGCGGGTCAAATGGCCGAATGATGTCTGGCTCGGCGATGCGAAGCTGGCCGGCATTTTATTGGAGCTGCACGGAGCTCAGTCCAGTTCCGCTCATGTGATAATCGGTATGGGTATCAATGTGTCCCTGTCCGAGCGGGATCGGGCAAGTATCGATCAGGCGGCGACGGATCTCCGTTCCTGGGGTAATTCAGCCATTGATCGCAATAGCCTGGTCGCAGCGATCCTGTCGCATCTGGAGAAAAACCTACAGCAGCTCTTTGTCAGTGGGTTTGAGCCATTCCGGGCGCAATGGAGTCGCCTGGATGCCCTGCATGGCCAGGAAGTGGAAATTACCGATGGTAAAAGACGGTTAAACGGTATGGTAAAAGGTGTCGGCGCTACTGGAGCGTTAATCCTTCAGAGCGACGATGGTGATCAGCAGGTCAGTGGCGGCGAAGTCGCACCGTCATTGCGACCGGTGAGCACGGCAGCAGAACAGTCTGATCAAGAATAA
- a CDS encoding carbon starvation protein A translates to MSSLFIIIFGLAGFTFGWFVYSKFIAEKIYRLDPDYETPAHRLNDGIDYVPTNKFVLWGAHFTAVAGAAPIVGPAIAVYWGWVPALLWVTLGSIFFAGVHDMGALWASTRHGAKSIGALSESVIGKRARSLFMVVIFLLLLMVNAVFGSIIANEMVEFPTSVFPAWAAIPVAIAIGVLIRRKYNLLLISVVGVAILYFTIYIGSIWPLGLPEEIPVLGDNGSWIIILFVYAGIASMLPVWLLLQPRDYINGAQLVIGLLVLYSAVLITGPEITAPAFNQNLAAGTPPLFPMLFVTIACGAISGFHGIVSSGTSSKQISNEKDARFVGYLGALGEGSLALITIVAVTGSLYAATGADWSTIYPAYNQGPPASKFIEGGAELIFQGWGMSLAFSQTMLTVMVVLFAGTTMDAGLRLQRYIIQEWGDIYKINPLKNNYIATLLAVGTCLLLAFGASVEYPGDGGNRIWPIFGAGNQILASMTLLVISIYLMKLKRNFLPTLLPMIFVIVVAFWASGLSLITYVRQANWLLVILSLAVMAASIVVMLEALSEISKLRKGESTLAEEDPASSGGE, encoded by the coding sequence ATGTCCTCGCTTTTTATCATCATCTTTGGACTCGCGGGATTTACATTCGGCTGGTTCGTTTACTCGAAATTCATCGCCGAAAAAATCTATCGGCTCGACCCGGATTACGAAACCCCTGCCCACCGGTTAAACGATGGCATCGACTACGTACCTACCAACAAGTTTGTGTTGTGGGGTGCGCACTTCACCGCTGTTGCTGGTGCGGCGCCCATCGTGGGGCCCGCCATTGCAGTCTATTGGGGATGGGTGCCGGCTCTTCTGTGGGTGACCCTCGGTTCCATCTTCTTCGCGGGCGTCCATGATATGGGAGCTCTCTGGGCCAGTACCCGGCACGGCGCGAAGTCGATCGGTGCTCTTTCAGAAAGCGTGATCGGCAAGCGGGCGAGATCGCTGTTCATGGTTGTCATCTTTCTTCTACTATTGATGGTCAACGCGGTATTCGGCAGCATCATTGCCAATGAAATGGTCGAGTTTCCCACTTCCGTATTCCCGGCCTGGGCGGCAATTCCCGTGGCTATCGCCATTGGCGTGTTAATTCGCCGGAAGTACAACCTGCTGCTCATTTCTGTGGTTGGTGTGGCAATACTTTACTTCACGATTTACATCGGCAGCATCTGGCCTCTTGGACTGCCTGAAGAGATCCCCGTGCTGGGCGACAACGGTTCATGGATAATTATCCTCTTCGTCTATGCAGGTATCGCGTCCATGTTGCCGGTCTGGCTGCTACTTCAGCCCAGGGACTACATCAACGGGGCGCAGCTGGTTATTGGCCTGTTGGTTCTCTACTCGGCAGTTCTGATTACCGGTCCCGAAATCACGGCGCCGGCATTTAATCAGAATCTCGCCGCGGGGACGCCACCTCTGTTCCCGATGCTTTTTGTGACCATTGCCTGCGGTGCGATCTCCGGGTTTCACGGGATTGTTTCGTCCGGTACCAGTTCCAAGCAGATCAGCAATGAGAAGGACGCGCGGTTTGTGGGTTATCTTGGCGCCCTGGGCGAAGGCTCTCTGGCACTGATTACGATCGTTGCGGTGACAGGCTCACTCTATGCCGCCACTGGTGCCGATTGGAGCACGATCTATCCTGCCTACAACCAGGGGCCACCGGCCAGCAAATTCATCGAGGGTGGTGCCGAGCTGATCTTCCAGGGCTGGGGTATGTCATTAGCGTTCTCGCAGACCATGCTTACTGTCATGGTAGTGCTGTTCGCCGGAACCACAATGGATGCCGGCTTGCGACTGCAGCGGTATATCATTCAGGAGTGGGGTGATATCTACAAGATCAACCCGTTAAAGAATAACTATATCGCCACCTTGCTGGCAGTGGGCACCTGTCTGCTGCTGGCGTTTGGTGCATCGGTGGAATATCCGGGCGATGGCGGCAACAGGATCTGGCCTATTTTCGGTGCCGGCAATCAGATTCTGGCGAGCATGACCTTGCTGGTGATTTCCATTTACCTGATGAAGCTCAAGCGTAACTTCCTGCCAACCCTGCTGCCCATGATTTTTGTTATCGTGGTGGCATTCTGGGCCAGCGGTCTGTCGCTTATTACCTACGTTCGGCAGGCCAACTGGTTGTTGGTGATTCTCAGTCTGGCGGTTATGGCTGCCAGTATCGTCGTCATGCTGGAGGCACTTTCCGAGATATCGAAACTCCGAAAAGGAGAGTCGACACTGGCGGAAGAGGATCCGGCAAGTTCCGGCGGCGAGTAA
- a CDS encoding peptidyl-alpha-hydroxyglycine alpha-amidating lyase family protein — MSRLRSLTAWITCLGAACLITTQAVAQLDNPNVIPNPYETVNPAQEDWVTLPNGRTWGATSTVYYAGDGYLWAAERCGANGNCLDTPELDPIFLIDPQGNVVRSFGAGLIVWPHGIHVDPEGNVWIADARGDDDRGMGHQVHKFSPEGELLMSLGQPGLAGKGHYIFDQPNDVLVAPNGDIFVADGHSADGNNRIVKYSSEGEYLMEWGGTGSEDGEIRVPHALAMDSQGRLFVADRANSRLQIFDQDGNHIDTWTQFGRPSGLYIDANDVLYSADSESNTGPRRNSGWYRGIRIGSAVDGFVTAFIPDPNSGAARGTSVAEGVTADEDGNVYGAEVAQRKLRKYRLRQ; from the coding sequence ATGTCTCGTCTAAGATCACTAACAGCCTGGATTACATGCCTGGGGGCAGCTTGCCTGATAACCACACAGGCAGTGGCCCAACTGGACAATCCCAATGTCATTCCAAACCCTTATGAAACCGTAAACCCCGCTCAGGAAGACTGGGTAACCCTCCCGAACGGCCGGACCTGGGGAGCCACCAGCACCGTGTATTACGCAGGCGACGGCTACCTCTGGGCGGCCGAACGTTGCGGCGCCAATGGTAATTGCCTTGACACACCAGAGCTGGACCCGATTTTTCTTATCGACCCGCAGGGCAATGTGGTACGCAGCTTTGGCGCCGGACTGATCGTGTGGCCCCACGGCATCCACGTGGACCCTGAAGGCAATGTCTGGATAGCCGACGCCCGTGGTGACGATGACCGCGGCATGGGACACCAGGTACACAAGTTCAGTCCGGAGGGTGAACTGCTGATGAGCCTGGGTCAACCGGGCCTGGCAGGTAAGGGACACTATATCTTTGATCAGCCTAACGACGTTCTGGTGGCGCCGAATGGTGACATTTTTGTCGCCGATGGACACTCGGCGGATGGCAACAACCGCATCGTCAAGTACTCCAGTGAAGGTGAATACCTTATGGAGTGGGGTGGGACTGGCTCCGAAGACGGCGAAATCCGTGTCCCTCACGCCCTCGCAATGGACTCCCAGGGTCGCCTGTTCGTTGCTGACCGTGCCAACAGCCGGCTGCAGATTTTCGACCAGGACGGCAACCACATCGACACCTGGACCCAGTTTGGCCGGCCCAGCGGCCTCTATATCGACGCCAACGATGTACTTTATTCGGCGGATTCCGAGTCCAACACCGGCCCCCGGCGGAACTCCGGCTGGTACCGCGGCATTCGCATCGGCAGTGCCGTGGACGGCTTTGTCACCGCCTTCATCCCCGACCCCAACTCCGGCGCAGCCCGGGGAACCAGCGTGGCAGAGGGTGTTACGGCTGACGAAGACGGCAATGTGTACGGCGCCGAGGTTGCCCAGCGGAAGCTGCGGAAATACCGGCTCCGGCAGTGA
- a CDS encoding HupE/UreJ family protein, with protein sequence MTVYAFVKPEGNQLNVLLRVPMEALGEIVFPTRGPGYLIISEADFELQDAARVYITESIAFFENGVELEEKSLERVRVSLPSNRSFSSYDDAYANITSPPLSDDVNLFWRQGLLDMQVTFTIDSAQSDFSVDPKLGTLSDQTTTVLRFLPPGGGERVFNYTGNPGEVLLDPRWYQAVYRFVAMGFTHILEGLDHLLFLFCLVIPVRSIRGLIPVVTSFTVAHSITLLGSAFGLSPGTLWFPPLIETLIALSIVYMAFENIVGARLSHRWIVTFGFGLIHGFGFAFLFSDTLQFAGGHLFSSLLAFNVGVELGQLMILLLVIPLLNLLFRYIVAERVGTILLSALIAHSAWHWMMDRGSLLSQYQVQMPVLDAQFFAGLMRWGMLAIIAAAAVWGMYEVFRRFGAVTPILGGRAPAEKLESS encoded by the coding sequence GTGACGGTTTACGCCTTTGTCAAACCGGAAGGCAATCAGCTAAACGTGCTGTTGCGGGTGCCCATGGAAGCGCTGGGCGAGATCGTTTTCCCGACCCGCGGTCCAGGCTACCTGATTATCTCCGAGGCCGATTTCGAACTGCAGGACGCTGCTCGCGTCTATATTACTGAATCTATTGCCTTTTTTGAAAACGGTGTGGAGCTTGAAGAAAAGTCCCTGGAGCGGGTTAGGGTCTCGCTGCCCTCCAACCGGTCATTCAGCAGCTACGACGACGCCTACGCAAACATCACCAGTCCGCCGCTGAGTGACGATGTCAATCTGTTCTGGCGTCAGGGGCTGCTGGATATGCAGGTCACCTTTACCATTGATTCCGCTCAATCCGACTTCTCGGTGGATCCGAAGCTGGGAACCCTGTCGGATCAGACAACGACCGTGTTGCGCTTTCTGCCCCCTGGCGGTGGCGAGCGGGTCTTCAATTACACCGGTAACCCGGGAGAAGTCCTTCTCGATCCGCGCTGGTATCAAGCAGTTTATCGCTTTGTCGCGATGGGTTTCACCCACATTCTGGAAGGGCTCGACCACCTGCTGTTCCTGTTCTGCCTGGTAATCCCGGTGCGCAGTATTCGCGGCCTGATTCCGGTGGTCACCTCTTTTACCGTGGCGCATTCCATCACGCTCCTGGGTTCCGCCTTCGGACTGTCGCCGGGAACGCTCTGGTTTCCCCCGCTGATCGAGACGCTGATCGCCCTGTCTATCGTTTACATGGCCTTTGAAAACATTGTCGGCGCCAGACTGTCCCACCGCTGGATAGTGACTTTTGGTTTCGGTCTGATTCACGGATTCGGCTTTGCCTTTCTGTTCAGCGACACCCTGCAGTTTGCCGGTGGTCACCTGTTTTCTTCGTTGCTGGCGTTCAACGTGGGCGTGGAACTGGGGCAGTTGATGATTCTACTGCTGGTGATCCCGTTGTTGAATCTGTTGTTTCGCTACATCGTGGCTGAGCGGGTAGGGACCATCCTGCTGTCCGCGCTGATAGCCCATAGCGCCTGGCATTGGATGATGGATCGGGGATCTCTGTTGAGTCAGTATCAGGTTCAGATGCCGGTTCTGGATGCCCAGTTCTTTGCTGGTCTGATGCGCTGGGGGATGCTGGCAATTATCGCTGCTGCGGCAGTCTGGGGTATGTATGAGGTTTTTCGCCGCTTTGGTGCGGTGACTCCGATTCTTGGAGGCAGGGCCCCTGCCGAGAAACTCGAATCCTCCTGA